From Lycium ferocissimum isolate CSIRO_LF1 chromosome 12, AGI_CSIRO_Lferr_CH_V1, whole genome shotgun sequence, one genomic window encodes:
- the LOC132039172 gene encoding uncharacterized protein LOC132039172, which produces MPDFAKYLKDLLTKKITVQHETVSLTHTVSSIISTTTVQKKGDPGAFTIPCSVGHHDFSRALCENGVSINLMPLVIYKQSGLGMPRPTTMRLQMADRSIKKPVGMVDDVLVRVGKFMLPIDFVILDCAVDRDISIILGRPFLATGRALMDSENNEIKFRVNDEEVTFQASKRLKLPSDYEIISVIGSLDVIDEAVEFKMEEESLGEALAGILVNFDAEDMKGCVETVNSLVGLGSYSYHPKKLNLNLQNRTTPPTKPSIIEPPKLELKKLPSHLKCEFLSRIIHCQ; this is translated from the coding sequence ATGCCTGATTTTGCTAAATATCTGAAGGACCTGCTGACCAAGAAGATAACGGTGCAACATGAAACTGTGAGTTTGACTCACACTGTGAGTTCCATCATTTCAACAACTACTGTTCAGAAGAAGGGTGATCCTGGGGCCttcaccattccttgttctGTTGGACACCATGATTTTTCTCGTGCTTTGTGTGAAAATGGGGtgagtattaatttgatgccaCTTGTTATATATAAGCAATCAGGTTTGGGGATGCCAAGGCCGACTACTATGAGGCTACAGATGGCTGATAGATCTATTAAGAAACCTGTTGGCATGGTTGATGATGTTCTTGTGCGGGTTGGTAAATTCATGCTGCCTATagattttgtgattcttgactGTGCTGTTGATCGAGACATTTCTATTATTCtggggagacctttccttgctacaGGGAGAGCTCTGATGGATTCAGAGAATaatgaaatcaagttccgaGTCAACGATGAGGAAGTTACTTTTCAGGCAAGCAAGAGGCTGAAGTTACCAAGTGATTATGAGATCATTTCGGTGATTGGTTCTTTGGATGTTATAGATGAAGCGGTTgagttcaagatggaagaagaaagtttgggtgaAGCTCTAGCCGGTATTCTTGTAAACTTTGATGCTGAAGACATGAAGGGTTGTGTGGAGACGGTTAATTCGCTTGTTGGGTTGGGTTCATATTCTTACCACCCAAAGAAGCTAAATCTTAATCTGCaaaatagaacaactcctcCAACAAAGCCTTCGATCATTGAACCACCGAAGTTGGAGCTTAAGAAGCTCCCATCACATTTAAAGTGTGAGTTCCTTAGTCGAATAATACATTGCCAGTAA
- the LOC132039171 gene encoding eukaryotic peptide chain release factor GTP-binding subunit-like: MVKENQDTQQTLAEFATNISLLIKKFDETQIKKVNVCEDDAGVPKGMYQTHEGPFHEGPPMQVEDANYVNNSQGGYQRQNYQGGYQNQNQWRPQQGQGAYNNNNSGNYNNNNYGGTNQGSYNNSNNFGNKSSNLYIPPKGQSTEQGSSRVEVMLEKVLANQSKSERTLSGLIEIVGSHTAAI; this comes from the coding sequence ATGGTAAaggagaatcaagatacccagcAGACATTGGCTGAATTTGCAACTAATATCTCCTTGCTAataaagaagtttgatgaaACCCAGATTAAGAAGGTAAATGTTTGTGAGGATGATGCAGGTGTGCCGAAAGGGATGTACCAGACCCATGAGGGTCCGTTTCATGAGGGACCTCCTATGCAGGttgaagatgctaattatgtgaATAATTCGCAAGGGGGTTATCAAAGACAGAACTACCAAGGTGGTTACCAGAACCaaaatcaatggagacctcagCAGGGTCAGGGtgcttacaacaacaacaactctgggaactacaataataataattatggtGGTACGAACCAAGGGAgctacaacaacagcaacaattTTGGGAACAAGAGTTCCAATCTTTATATACCACCAAAAGGGCAATCAACAGAGcaaggtagttcgagggttgAAGTAATGCTTGAGAAGGTCTTGGCAAATCAATCAAAGTCTGAGAGGACTTTATCTGGGCTAATAGAGATAGTAGGTTCCCATACAGCAGCTATTTAG